One genomic window of Tenacibaculum tangerinum includes the following:
- a CDS encoding S8 family serine peptidase, giving the protein MEDLDVEDWIQKEKSKEKAIKKILNDIESRKPITYYENEEKKEGSDKLKTNLIESIMNKITKILNKMKHLAIWVFLLCLASGYAQSNKGLVPQKIRVKIEPSAVTLLHKNLEQSSKENKLETGFAEINKLNNKYGATKMKRVFPHAGKNESKHMKYGLHLWYEITINDSQASLQKVANDYENNLNILHSEPIRVKTLEKSKIVEVPEVNTTTSAVLSTNDPYLPSQWHYNNDGSLEGSIAGSDINLFEAWEITQGKSNVIVAVVDGGIDVDHVDLQDNMWINEAELNGEPGVDDDFNGYVDDIHGYNFVDNSGQITDQEHGTHVAGTVSAVNNNGKGVAGVAGGSGNNDGAKLISCQVFADNGGGNFAAAIVYGADNGAVISQNSWGYQLAGQYEQSVLDAIDYFIAEAGSYPNSPMKGGVVIFAAGNNNNDLAHYPGYYENAISVASIGTNFKRAYYSNYGDWVDIASVGGDIRLGTKNGVLSTFPDNKYGYLQGTSMATPHVSGIAALVISKYGSSTFTNEMLKDRLLTSVKNIDVYNPDYSGKLGAGYIDAAMALAENDMTAPMIIDNLTVTGVSQDFAKVSWQVPVDEKDGTPFGYEIYYSKDSNFASKDMMVVANNFSEVGETIEAEIVDLEFLTTYYIAVAAVDRWGNTSEMSNIVEITTNSGPDISSDKFSLNIPVDVTATTQASDVFNILNNDNGVLNWTVEARQIRAIQSKNSVQYPKQGTIKSFNQINVIKQEVAEVEKFPTKQNKASKWEPEDLKYYNNVSYVIGDVDSTLTNSAATRFKITNPEGFNLTRVSSYMQLDKEDGPAIFEVYKGEQVIKENLVYSAELNAFGENDIRNYSHALKEQLFFEEGETFWLVFHAPSGNLYPLGIGAETSPEYSDNCFMSFDLGKTWQPISQAIESDIFVWAVTASSTTEPLATYTTFTPEAGSISGIGQEEVTVDIDASKLINGTYKSNIVVRSNDVDTPNYRIPLDVVVKGQESELTSVNILDFGHVFNGLSSTKEMTITNQGYGRFRTLSVSSSDPQFVVNTSRFALNIPALDERPLQITFTPNSVGNKNAVITLTDDAGKQFKFNVFAVSIEPAQMSIEKSVYNFDNVQIGDEPVDTIKITNTGQYPLQYGFPNFKSDVSYIENLPENIQRFPYTMEKMDYPVGYVFNDITSSGTDITNFFKQNSKELYQKVDLGFDFPFFGEIVGELYVTRNGLLTLETNSVFNATSTFHGTFMPNGYISAIVKEFAFAQQGSVHYKKDPGKFTVQYTNVRHANDPETASITLQIVIYDTGDIELIYDNIVGFPSYIMRGFYTAIENRAKNDGLLINSNRERVYLPHKAYQIVKIHSPGRGLIKDVVSSGGIIQPGETAELVMTVDKDKLIEGSFKEYISVLSNDPFRSSESIEVNINVTGGGASTIVVAPENVDFGDVFQNEEVTGSIGIENLGTKEISTKSIQFKNGQLTHETADVTVIKPNQTLYVNYTLLTNTLGAIDDVLEVVDENDQMYSVPFTGTIIDAPKMEVVEPSYAVTMNPDETATTKFTVKNSGKATLEYAIANTEHLTLETANNTTGEYAYISRTTYNEENKPSFQWYRLTEDDKVPFNVQNSDFWEAINLPFEFNFYNQKYSKLWMGTQGVLSFDEIKDESLNFFSPNPVPTADEVNNIIAPYFAAGGPNTSLPEDQRGRYFKAYEDKLVFEWRNYLNIFGFGSEYSFQAILYKDGTIKFQYKENIPTRARAFYGLIGIENQAATEAVQIAHYQDFLADGVAVEIIPANKYTLEANTSQEFDVTYSSVDVNAGTYNDAIYISSNDPLNRSVRVPFDITVGGDPVLTYIPETIDLGEKVVLPNQEYYEEFQLANTGKATLNVGNLRLKDPANAVIERYVFNFRWGWRWVPISSRDSFVIEPGFESETLRITFSPTEPNDNYSNAVMATINDGSTVELPITAIFKAPPAFTINADPIYKMAYNDDVLPYVLNLGNENGQSPLNYKLSMTYNRGTTTQSEKQSKSETVKNNSFLQKSSKAFTKKQNAKNAESKGDIVEILSYEEESGPYTSFGYNGIAVFSSATEFIAPASGFDLSHVQTWYVPGDWLNSDIEVEIRVGAFLENATPIHKETFNYTIESSDSYGSLLTFELGESVKIFPYEKFYLVISFPLGATFPQGAVRIETPVKDRYRYYNGGFWYDLYASGAAVRNFAWMNRVGSDTTSQLNWLTHVEEGTGSIEPGNTKDITLEFYPSRTLYPKNTANILIETNDPNASLTSINATLEINQAPELVTEQIYYVYESETLSLELEVKDLEGDAITNVALVENYPNVTFDFVNGTANFSYTPTYEDEGVYTFVFETEDENAVKGNSTITVEVMNKNRAPVANTLETKYMNLYNGEVEIVYNETMQDPDGDTLSFTYNIEDTSIVTAYISDEKLLLKPLAKGTTNVVITGKDAMGASTISTVQIVVVDSIESNEELEDAIDVHPNPVVDIMNVKISNPVMEPVFIKVINGTTGTTVKTFNEEKIDSDVGLPVNDLVPGIYFVQFQTKNAKWVKKIAIE; this is encoded by the coding sequence ATGGAAGATTTAGATGTAGAAGATTGGATACAGAAAGAAAAATCTAAAGAAAAAGCCATCAAAAAAATCTTAAACGATATAGAAAGTAGGAAACCAATTACCTACTACGAAAACGAAGAGAAAAAAGAAGGCTCAGATAAACTAAAAACTAATTTAATAGAAAGTATAATGAATAAAATTACAAAAATCTTAAACAAGATGAAACATCTTGCTATATGGGTGTTTTTATTATGCCTTGCCAGTGGTTATGCTCAGTCTAATAAAGGACTCGTACCACAAAAAATACGTGTAAAAATAGAACCTTCAGCAGTAACATTATTACATAAAAACTTAGAACAGTCTTCTAAAGAAAATAAGTTAGAAACTGGTTTTGCTGAAATTAACAAGTTAAATAACAAGTATGGTGCTACTAAAATGAAGAGAGTTTTTCCGCATGCTGGAAAAAATGAAAGTAAGCACATGAAATACGGATTGCATTTATGGTATGAAATAACCATTAACGACAGTCAGGCTAGCTTACAAAAAGTAGCCAACGATTATGAAAATAACTTAAACATACTTCACTCAGAACCCATTCGAGTAAAAACACTAGAAAAGTCGAAAATTGTAGAGGTTCCAGAAGTTAACACTACTACAAGTGCTGTTTTATCTACAAACGACCCTTATCTTCCCAGCCAATGGCATTATAACAATGACGGAAGTTTAGAAGGCTCTATAGCAGGTTCTGACATCAACTTATTCGAAGCTTGGGAAATTACACAAGGAAAATCGAATGTTATCGTTGCTGTTGTTGATGGTGGTATTGATGTAGACCATGTTGACTTACAAGATAATATGTGGATTAATGAAGCTGAACTTAATGGAGAACCTGGAGTTGATGACGACTTTAATGGTTATGTAGACGATATTCATGGGTATAACTTCGTTGACAATTCAGGACAAATTACCGATCAAGAACACGGAACACACGTTGCAGGTACTGTTTCAGCAGTGAACAACAACGGAAAAGGTGTTGCGGGTGTTGCTGGTGGTAGTGGTAATAACGACGGAGCTAAATTGATCTCTTGTCAGGTATTTGCAGATAATGGCGGAGGTAACTTTGCTGCGGCAATTGTTTACGGTGCCGACAATGGTGCTGTTATTTCTCAAAACTCTTGGGGATACCAACTTGCAGGTCAATATGAGCAATCTGTACTCGATGCGATAGACTATTTTATTGCTGAAGCAGGTAGTTACCCTAACAGCCCAATGAAAGGAGGAGTGGTAATTTTTGCTGCTGGTAATAACAATAACGACTTGGCTCATTACCCTGGTTACTATGAAAATGCTATTTCGGTAGCTTCTATAGGAACCAATTTTAAAAGAGCATACTACTCTAACTACGGAGATTGGGTAGACATCGCTTCTGTTGGTGGAGATATCAGATTAGGAACTAAAAACGGAGTCTTAAGTACATTTCCAGATAACAAATATGGTTATTTACAGGGAACTTCAATGGCAACACCTCATGTTAGTGGTATAGCTGCTCTTGTAATTTCTAAGTATGGTTCTTCTACCTTTACCAACGAAATGTTAAAAGATCGATTATTAACAAGTGTTAAAAATATCGATGTTTACAACCCCGACTATAGTGGTAAACTAGGGGCAGGTTATATCGATGCCGCAATGGCACTTGCAGAAAACGATATGACTGCACCAATGATAATTGATAATTTAACGGTTACAGGTGTATCACAAGACTTTGCAAAAGTATCATGGCAAGTTCCTGTAGACGAAAAAGACGGAACACCTTTTGGTTATGAAATTTACTATTCTAAAGACTCTAATTTTGCTTCTAAAGATATGATGGTAGTCGCTAACAACTTCAGTGAGGTTGGCGAAACTATAGAAGCAGAAATTGTAGACCTTGAGTTTTTAACTACGTACTATATTGCAGTGGCTGCAGTAGACCGTTGGGGAAACACTTCTGAAATGTCGAATATTGTTGAAATTACCACCAACAGTGGTCCCGATATATCGTCAGATAAATTTAGTTTAAACATTCCTGTTGATGTAACTGCAACTACTCAAGCATCTGATGTTTTCAATATTTTAAACAACGATAATGGTGTTTTAAATTGGACTGTTGAAGCACGTCAAATTAGAGCAATACAATCTAAAAATAGCGTACAGTATCCAAAACAAGGAACGATAAAATCATTTAATCAAATAAACGTAATTAAACAAGAAGTTGCCGAAGTTGAAAAATTCCCTACCAAGCAAAATAAAGCTAGTAAATGGGAGCCAGAAGACTTAAAATACTACAACAATGTTAGTTATGTAATTGGAGATGTAGATTCTACCTTAACTAACTCTGCTGCCACAAGGTTTAAAATTACCAATCCTGAAGGATTTAACCTTACAAGAGTTAGTTCATACATGCAATTAGATAAAGAAGATGGTCCTGCTATATTTGAGGTATATAAGGGTGAGCAAGTTATCAAAGAAAACTTAGTATATAGTGCTGAATTGAATGCTTTTGGTGAAAATGATATTAGAAACTATTCTCACGCATTGAAAGAGCAACTTTTCTTCGAAGAGGGTGAAACATTCTGGCTTGTTTTCCATGCACCTTCAGGTAATTTATATCCACTAGGTATTGGAGCAGAAACCTCACCTGAATATTCAGACAACTGCTTTATGAGTTTCGATTTAGGTAAAACTTGGCAACCCATATCACAAGCTATAGAATCGGATATTTTTGTATGGGCAGTAACTGCTTCAAGTACTACCGAACCTTTAGCAACGTACACTACATTTACTCCAGAAGCAGGAAGCATTTCTGGAATTGGACAAGAAGAGGTGACTGTAGATATTGACGCTTCGAAACTGATTAACGGAACGTATAAATCTAATATAGTAGTTAGAAGTAACGATGTCGATACTCCTAACTATCGTATTCCATTAGACGTGGTGGTAAAAGGACAAGAGTCTGAATTAACCTCAGTTAACATCTTAGATTTTGGTCATGTTTTCAATGGATTGAGCAGTACTAAAGAAATGACCATTACCAACCAAGGTTACGGAAGATTTAGAACCCTATCTGTTTCATCTTCAGATCCTCAATTTGTAGTAAATACATCAAGATTTGCTTTAAATATTCCTGCATTAGACGAAAGACCGCTACAAATTACCTTTACCCCTAATAGTGTGGGTAATAAAAATGCTGTAATTACTTTAACAGACGATGCTGGTAAGCAATTCAAGTTCAATGTTTTTGCTGTAAGTATTGAACCAGCACAAATGAGCATTGAGAAAAGTGTATATAATTTTGATAACGTACAAATAGGAGACGAACCTGTTGATACAATTAAGATTACCAATACAGGGCAATATCCGCTACAATACGGATTCCCTAACTTTAAAAGTGATGTAAGTTATATTGAAAATTTACCTGAAAACATTCAACGTTTTCCATATACTATGGAAAAAATGGATTATCCGGTAGGATATGTTTTTAATGATATTACAAGTTCAGGAACAGACATCACCAACTTCTTTAAACAAAACTCAAAAGAGTTATATCAAAAAGTAGATTTAGGGTTTGATTTCCCTTTCTTTGGAGAAATCGTAGGTGAATTGTATGTTACCCGTAACGGATTGCTTACACTAGAAACAAATAGTGTTTTTAATGCAACTTCTACCTTCCATGGTACTTTTATGCCGAACGGATATATTTCAGCAATTGTAAAAGAATTTGCATTTGCTCAACAAGGTTCGGTACACTATAAAAAAGACCCAGGCAAATTTACAGTACAATATACAAATGTGCGCCATGCAAACGACCCTGAAACGGCAAGTATTACGCTACAAATTGTAATTTATGATACGGGAGACATTGAATTAATTTACGATAACATCGTAGGCTTCCCTAGCTATATAATGAGAGGCTTTTATACTGCTATAGAAAATAGAGCGAAAAATGATGGTTTGCTTATAAATTCTAACAGAGAAAGAGTATACTTACCACACAAGGCATACCAAATCGTAAAAATTCACAGTCCTGGTAGAGGTCTAATTAAAGATGTGGTTTCTTCTGGAGGTATTATCCAACCTGGTGAAACAGCTGAATTAGTAATGACTGTTGACAAGGATAAACTAATTGAAGGTAGCTTTAAAGAATACATTAGTGTATTGTCTAACGATCCATTTAGAAGCAGCGAATCAATTGAAGTAAATATTAATGTTACTGGCGGAGGTGCTTCTACCATAGTAGTAGCTCCTGAAAATGTTGATTTTGGAGACGTTTTCCAAAACGAAGAAGTAACTGGTAGCATTGGTATTGAAAATTTAGGTACCAAAGAAATTTCAACAAAAAGCATTCAGTTTAAAAACGGACAATTAACGCACGAAACAGCAGATGTTACAGTTATTAAACCAAACCAAACACTGTATGTAAATTACACATTACTAACCAATACGCTTGGTGCTATTGATGATGTATTAGAAGTTGTTGATGAAAACGACCAGATGTATAGTGTTCCGTTTACAGGTACTATTATCGATGCTCCTAAAATGGAGGTTGTAGAACCTAGCTATGCCGTGACAATGAATCCTGATGAAACAGCAACGACAAAATTCACCGTAAAAAATAGCGGAAAGGCTACACTCGAATATGCTATTGCTAATACAGAACATTTAACATTAGAGACTGCGAACAATACTACTGGTGAATACGCTTATATTTCAAGAACTACATACAATGAAGAAAATAAGCCAAGCTTCCAATGGTATCGTTTAACTGAAGACGATAAAGTTCCTTTCAATGTACAAAATTCAGATTTTTGGGAGGCGATAAACTTACCTTTTGAGTTTAACTTTTACAACCAAAAATACTCGAAGCTTTGGATGGGTACGCAAGGGGTGTTGAGCTTTGATGAAATTAAAGATGAATCTTTAAACTTCTTCTCTCCAAACCCAGTACCTACAGCAGATGAGGTAAACAACATTATTGCACCTTACTTTGCTGCGGGTGGTCCGAATACGAGCTTACCAGAAGATCAAAGAGGGCGATATTTTAAAGCGTATGAAGACAAACTTGTTTTTGAGTGGAGAAACTATCTTAACATATTTGGTTTTGGCTCAGAATACAGTTTCCAAGCTATTTTATATAAAGACGGTACTATTAAATTCCAGTATAAAGAAAACATACCAACCAGAGCAAGAGCTTTTTACGGTTTAATTGGAATTGAAAACCAAGCAGCTACAGAAGCAGTTCAAATTGCTCATTATCAAGATTTCCTTGCCGATGGTGTCGCTGTAGAGATTATACCTGCTAATAAATACACATTAGAAGCGAATACTTCACAAGAATTTGATGTTACGTATTCTTCAGTAGATGTAAACGCTGGTACTTACAACGATGCAATTTACATTTCTAGTAACGATCCTTTAAATAGAAGTGTAAGAGTACCTTTTGATATTACTGTTGGTGGTGATCCAGTACTTACCTATATACCTGAAACAATAGATTTAGGCGAAAAAGTAGTATTACCAAATCAAGAATATTATGAAGAATTCCAATTAGCTAATACTGGAAAAGCAACATTAAATGTTGGTAACTTGCGTTTAAAAGACCCTGCAAATGCAGTTATTGAACGCTATGTGTTTAATTTTAGATGGGGTTGGAGATGGGTCCCTATTAGTTCTAGAGACAGTTTTGTTATAGAACCAGGTTTTGAGTCTGAAACATTGAGAATTACATTCTCGCCAACAGAACCAAACGATAACTATAGCAATGCTGTTATGGCAACTATTAACGATGGTTCTACTGTAGAGCTTCCTATAACTGCTATTTTCAAAGCACCACCTGCTTTTACAATTAATGCAGACCCTATTTATAAAATGGCATACAACGACGATGTACTGCCCTACGTTTTAAACTTAGGAAATGAAAACGGACAGTCTCCTTTAAATTATAAGTTAAGTATGACTTATAACAGAGGTACGACAACACAGTCTGAAAAACAATCAAAATCAGAAACTGTAAAAAACAATAGCTTCCTACAAAAAAGTAGCAAAGCATTTACTAAAAAACAAAATGCTAAAAATGCCGAATCAAAAGGCGATATTGTAGAAATATTGTCGTACGAAGAAGAGTCTGGTCCGTATACATCATTTGGTTATAATGGTATTGCCGTGTTCTCTTCTGCTACAGAGTTTATTGCTCCTGCAAGTGGATTTGACCTTTCTCATGTACAAACTTGGTACGTACCTGGGGATTGGTTAAACTCTGATATTGAAGTAGAAATTAGAGTGGGAGCCTTTTTAGAAAATGCAACACCAATTCATAAAGAAACATTTAACTATACTATAGAAAGTTCAGATTCTTATGGTAGCTTACTAACTTTTGAATTAGGTGAAAGCGTTAAAATTTTCCCTTACGAAAAATTCTATTTAGTAATTTCATTCCCATTAGGAGCAACCTTCCCGCAAGGTGCTGTAAGAATTGAAACACCTGTAAAAGATAGATATCGTTACTATAATGGTGGTTTCTGGTATGATTTATACGCTAGTGGAGCCGCAGTAAGAAACTTTGCATGGATGAACAGAGTTGGTTCAGATACGACTTCTCAGCTAAACTGGTTAACGCATGTAGAAGAAGGAACTGGTAGCATTGAACCTGGCAATACAAAAGATATTACGCTAGAATTCTACCCTTCTAGAACCTTGTATCCAAAAAACACTGCAAATATTTTAATTGAAACTAACGACCCTAATGCTTCTCTTACAAGTATTAATGCTACGTTAGAAATTAACCAAGCTCCAGAGTTAGTAACCGAGCAAATATACTATGTATACGAATCGGAAACATTATCGCTAGAATTAGAGGTAAAAGACTTAGAAGGAGATGCTATTACCAATGTAGCGTTGGTTGAAAATTATCCTAACGTTACTTTCGATTTCGTAAATGGTACTGCTAACTTTAGCTATACACCAACTTATGAAGATGAAGGGGTATACACTTTTGTATTTGAAACTGAAGATGAAAATGCAGTAAAAGGAAACTCTACCATTACCGTTGAAGTAATGAATAAAAACAGAGCTCCTGTTGCCAATACATTAGAAACCAAATACATGAACTTGTACAACGGTGAAGTAGAAATTGTTTACAACGAAACAATGCAAGACCCTGATGGTGATACCTTATCATTCACGTATAATATAGAAGATACTTCTATCGTAACAGCTTATATTAGTGATGAAAAATTACTACTAAAGCCTTTAGCAAAAGGTACAACGAATGTGGTAATTACTGGAAAAGATGCTATGGGAGCTTCAACCATTAGTACTGTACAAATTGTGGTAGTAGATAGCATAGAGTCAAATGAAGAACTTGAAGACGCTATTGATGTACACCCAAATCCAGTTGTAGACATTATGAATGTTAAAATAAGCAACCCTGTAATGGAGCCCGTTTTCATAAAAGTAATAAACGGAACCACAGGAACAACTGTCAAAACTTTTAATGAAGAAAAAATTGATAGTGATGTAGGATTACCCGTAAATGATTTAGTTCCTGGAATTTATTTCGTACAATTCCAAACGAAAAATGCTAAATGGGTTAAAAAGATTGCAATTGAATAA
- a CDS encoding 3-phosphoshikimate 1-carboxyvinyltransferase — MNVRLKNSENSITTEEITISGSKSESNRLLILQQLYSNIHIENVSDSDDTHHLQEALSSANSVADIGHAGTAMRFLTAFFATQEGETKVLQGSERMHNRPIEILVNALRDLGADIVYIEKEGYPPLKITGKQLTKNKVSINGNVSSQYISALMLIAPSLEKGLEIELIDKITSVPYINMTLQLLHQLGIEAEFKGQFIKIAPTPVVKKQTVVVESDWSSASYFYSIIALSELGSSVKLSAYKEDSLQGDSCLVEIYQHFGVRTIFEENSITLIKEKEHDTSILVQDLKNAPDIAQTIAVTCFGLGIACDLSGLHTLKIKETDRLEALREELTKLGAEITVTNESLHLKPSAKINKDIQIATYNDHRMAMAFAPLALKVPIEILDAEVVTKSYRSFWKDMEQLGIK, encoded by the coding sequence ATGAATGTAAGATTAAAGAATTCAGAAAATAGCATAACTACGGAAGAAATTACCATTTCAGGTTCTAAAAGTGAATCAAACCGTTTGTTAATCTTACAACAATTGTATTCAAATATACATATTGAAAATGTATCAGATTCAGACGATACCCATCATTTACAAGAAGCATTGTCATCAGCTAATAGTGTAGCTGATATTGGTCATGCAGGAACTGCCATGCGTTTTTTGACGGCCTTTTTTGCAACGCAGGAAGGAGAGACAAAAGTGTTACAAGGTTCAGAACGTATGCACAATCGACCTATTGAAATATTGGTAAATGCGTTGCGTGATTTAGGTGCTGATATAGTATATATAGAAAAAGAAGGCTATCCGCCACTGAAAATTACTGGTAAACAGCTAACAAAAAACAAAGTTTCAATTAACGGAAATGTAAGCAGTCAATACATTTCAGCCCTAATGCTAATAGCACCCAGCTTAGAAAAAGGGTTGGAAATTGAGTTGATAGATAAAATTACATCGGTTCCTTATATTAATATGACGTTGCAGCTATTGCATCAACTAGGTATTGAAGCTGAGTTTAAGGGGCAATTCATAAAAATAGCACCAACACCTGTTGTAAAAAAACAAACAGTCGTTGTAGAATCAGATTGGAGTTCTGCATCTTACTTTTATTCGATTATAGCATTGAGTGAGTTGGGTTCTTCGGTAAAATTATCTGCGTATAAAGAAGATAGTTTACAAGGAGATAGTTGTTTGGTAGAAATCTATCAGCATTTTGGAGTGCGTACTATTTTTGAGGAAAATTCGATTACGCTTATCAAAGAAAAGGAACATGATACTTCAATACTAGTACAAGATTTAAAAAATGCGCCTGATATAGCACAAACAATAGCCGTTACGTGCTTTGGGTTAGGAATAGCTTGTGATTTGTCAGGATTACATACTTTAAAAATTAAAGAAACCGACCGATTAGAAGCGTTGCGAGAAGAATTAACTAAGTTAGGCGCAGAAATTACAGTTACCAATGAAAGTTTACATTTAAAACCGTCTGCAAAAATTAACAAAGACATTCAAATAGCTACCTATAACGACCATCGAATGGCAATGGCATTTGCGCCTCTAGCTTTAAAAGTGCCTATTGAAATTTTAGATGCTGAAGTCGTTACGAAATCGTATCGAAGTTTTTGGAAAGATATGGAGCAGCTAGGAATAAAATAA